The Engystomops pustulosus chromosome 4, aEngPut4.maternal, whole genome shotgun sequence genome contains a region encoding:
- the LOC140125819 gene encoding uncharacterized protein — translation MIMTLPLFKLGKDVQQRWRSCRDQYKKDLRAQEGQSGSGRSRKRPYCFREQMRFLADIFTIGPTEDNLETEAEDTDINPPVVAASDVATDDLETAAAAEDATAGPTSDNPEQLQVGEAQSPSPVPRGRRARRAPPGRVIDENVLNYLGRRAQEDTIVTYLRSLADHMRRVPQEHLLRCQGAFSIILEACCPPNNPTPVFEALEQWRLYGHIVPRPQPLPPPPPPPPQAPPSFYSGTYPASELHHSQSHMFYAAGGHNQPQGHPQYASASHIYQGRPSAGLAPPPSPAPHFQAQRGERQDSPAQHFLNL, via the exons CCGCGACCAGTACAAAAAAGATCTGCGGGCACAAGAAGGGCAGAGTGGCTCTGGACGCTCACGAAAGCGGCCTTATTGCTTTCGTGAGCAGATGCGTTTTTTAGCAGACATCTTTACCATTGGGCC TACTGAAGATAATTTAGAGACAGAGGCAGAGGATACCGACATTAATCCCCCTGTTGTGGCGGCAAGTGATGTTGCGACTGATGATCTTGAAACGGCCGCTGCAGCAGAGGACGCCACTGCAGGCCCAACCTCGGACAACCCTGAACAACTGCAGGTGGGGGAAGCACAGAGTCCTTCTCCTGTCCCCAGAGGACGGCGGGCAAGAAGGGCACCCCCAGGCAGAGTTATAGATGAGAATGTGCTAAATTATTTGGGCCGCAGggcacaggaggacactatagtgACCTACCTGCGCAGTCTGGCCGACCATATGCGGCGTGTGCCGCAGGAACACCTCCTCCGGTGTCAGGGGGCTTTTTCCATCATTCTGGAGGCCTGCTGTCCCCCAAACAACCCGACGCCGGTCTTTGAGGCCCTCGAACAGTGGCGGCTGTATGGCCATATTGTCCCCCGACCACAGCCgctgccaccaccaccacctcctcccccacaGGCCCCACCGAGTTTTTATTCAGGGACATACCCGGCTTCCGAATTACACCATTCGCAAAGCCACATGTTTTATGCTGCGGGTGGTCATAATCAGCCTCAAGGACACCCGCAGTATGCGAGTGCtagccacatttatcagggccgGCCATCCGCGGGGTTAGCTCCCCCACCTTCCCCTGCACCTCATTTTCAGGCCCAAAGAGGTGAGAGGCAGGATTCCCCAGCACAGCATTTtctaaatttgtaa